Proteins from one Dromiciops gliroides isolate mDroGli1 chromosome 6, mDroGli1.pri, whole genome shotgun sequence genomic window:
- the CCNI gene encoding cyclin-I isoform X2, producing MKFPGPLENQRLSFLLEMAISREAQMWKVNVLKIATNQSVSPAQRDAVVRWLAKLKHQFNLYPETLALASSLLDRFLATVKARPKYLNCIAISCFFLAAKTIEEDERIPVLKVLARDSFCGCSSSEILRMERIILDKLNWDLHTATPLDFLHIFHAIAVSTRPQLLFGLPKPSPSQHLALLTKQLLQCMACSQLLPFKGSMLALAMVSLEMEKLIPDWLALTIELLQKAQMDSAQLIHCRELVAQQLSLLQSSLPLNSVYVYHPLKHNLAAWDPSSAPGPDFSKDNSKPEVPVRGTAVFSQHLLAPTGCKHASAKRKVEEMEVDDFYDGIKRLYNEDNASENVGSVCSTDLSRQEGHASPCPPLQPVSVI from the exons ATGAAGTTTCCAGGCCCCTTGGAAAACCAGAGATTATCTTTCCTTCTGGAGATGGCGATCTCTAGGGAAGCCCAGATGTGGAAAGTTAATGTGCTCAAAATAGCTACCAATCAG AGCGTTTCTCCGGCCCAGAGGGATGCGGTTGTCCGGTGGCTGGCCAAGCTTAAGCACCAGTTCAACCTTTACCCAGAGACGCTGGCCTTGGCGAGTAGTCTTTTGGACAGATTCTTAGCTACTGTCAAG GCCCGTCCAAAATACTTAAATTGTATTGCAATCAGCTGTTTCTTCCTAGCTGCCAAGACCATTGAGGAGGAtgag AGAATCCCAGTGCTGAAGGTGTTGGCCAGAGATAGTTTCTGTGGATGTTCTTCATCTGAAATCCTGAGAATGGAGAGAATCATTCTGGATAAGCTGAATTGGGATCTTCACACAGCTACTCCATTGGATTTCCTTCATATT TTCCACGCAATTGCAGTGTCAACCAGGCCCCAGTTACTGTTTGGCTTGCCGAAACCGAGCCCGTCTCAGCACTTGGCGCTCCTCACGAAGCAGCTCCTCCAGTGTATGGCCTGCAGCCAGCTTCTCCCATTCAAGGGGTCCATGCTAGCCCTAGCCATGGTCAGTTTGGAGATGGAGAAGCTCATTCCTGACTGGCTGGCTCTTACCATTGAGCTGCTCCAGAAGGCACAG ATGGACAGTGCCCAGCTGATCCACTGTCGGGAGCTTGTGGCACAGCAGCTGTCTCTTCTCCAGTCTTCCCTGCCTCTCAATTCCGTATACGTCTACCATCCTCTCAAGCACAACCTGGCCGCCTGGGACCCCTCCTCTGCCCCAGGCCCAGACTTCTCCAAGGACAACAGCAAACCAGAAGTGCCAGTCAGAGGTACAGCCGTCTTCTCCCAACACCTGCTCGCTCCCACTGGATGCAAGCACGCCTCTGCTAAACGCAAGgtggaagaaatggaagtagACGATTTCTATGATGGAATCAAGCGTCTCTACAATGAAGATAATGCTTCAGAAAATGTGGGCTCTGTGTGCAGCACTGATTTATCAAGGCAAGAGGGACATGCTTCCCCTTGTCCACCTTTGCAGCCTGTTTCTGTCATATAG
- the CCNI gene encoding cyclin-I isoform X1, which yields MKFPGPLENQRLSFLLEMAISREAQMWKVNVLKIATNQSVSPAQRDAVVRWLAKLKHQFNLYPETLALASSLLDRFLATVKEKNTSASCHTVLWNVDWALLLICDLYILTFALMDCKLFARPKYLNCIAISCFFLAAKTIEEDERIPVLKVLARDSFCGCSSSEILRMERIILDKLNWDLHTATPLDFLHIFHAIAVSTRPQLLFGLPKPSPSQHLALLTKQLLQCMACSQLLPFKGSMLALAMVSLEMEKLIPDWLALTIELLQKAQMDSAQLIHCRELVAQQLSLLQSSLPLNSVYVYHPLKHNLAAWDPSSAPGPDFSKDNSKPEVPVRGTAVFSQHLLAPTGCKHASAKRKVEEMEVDDFYDGIKRLYNEDNASENVGSVCSTDLSRQEGHASPCPPLQPVSVI from the exons ATGAAGTTTCCAGGCCCCTTGGAAAACCAGAGATTATCTTTCCTTCTGGAGATGGCGATCTCTAGGGAAGCCCAGATGTGGAAAGTTAATGTGCTCAAAATAGCTACCAATCAG AGCGTTTCTCCGGCCCAGAGGGATGCGGTTGTCCGGTGGCTGGCCAAGCTTAAGCACCAGTTCAACCTTTACCCAGAGACGCTGGCCTTGGCGAGTAGTCTTTTGGACAGATTCTTAGCTACTGTCAAG GAAAAAAACACGAGTGCATCCTGTCACACAGTATTGTGGAATGTGGACTGGGCGCTCCTCCTTATATGTGATCTCTACATTCTGACTTTTGCCCTCatggattgtaagctcttt GCCCGTCCAAAATACTTAAATTGTATTGCAATCAGCTGTTTCTTCCTAGCTGCCAAGACCATTGAGGAGGAtgag AGAATCCCAGTGCTGAAGGTGTTGGCCAGAGATAGTTTCTGTGGATGTTCTTCATCTGAAATCCTGAGAATGGAGAGAATCATTCTGGATAAGCTGAATTGGGATCTTCACACAGCTACTCCATTGGATTTCCTTCATATT TTCCACGCAATTGCAGTGTCAACCAGGCCCCAGTTACTGTTTGGCTTGCCGAAACCGAGCCCGTCTCAGCACTTGGCGCTCCTCACGAAGCAGCTCCTCCAGTGTATGGCCTGCAGCCAGCTTCTCCCATTCAAGGGGTCCATGCTAGCCCTAGCCATGGTCAGTTTGGAGATGGAGAAGCTCATTCCTGACTGGCTGGCTCTTACCATTGAGCTGCTCCAGAAGGCACAG ATGGACAGTGCCCAGCTGATCCACTGTCGGGAGCTTGTGGCACAGCAGCTGTCTCTTCTCCAGTCTTCCCTGCCTCTCAATTCCGTATACGTCTACCATCCTCTCAAGCACAACCTGGCCGCCTGGGACCCCTCCTCTGCCCCAGGCCCAGACTTCTCCAAGGACAACAGCAAACCAGAAGTGCCAGTCAGAGGTACAGCCGTCTTCTCCCAACACCTGCTCGCTCCCACTGGATGCAAGCACGCCTCTGCTAAACGCAAGgtggaagaaatggaagtagACGATTTCTATGATGGAATCAAGCGTCTCTACAATGAAGATAATGCTTCAGAAAATGTGGGCTCTGTGTGCAGCACTGATTTATCAAGGCAAGAGGGACATGCTTCCCCTTGTCCACCTTTGCAGCCTGTTTCTGTCATATAG